In the Populus trichocarpa isolate Nisqually-1 chromosome 1, P.trichocarpa_v4.1, whole genome shotgun sequence genome, one interval contains:
- the LOC7487022 gene encoding uncharacterized protein LOC7487022 isoform X2 — protein sequence MLPPLLVLKANATFPDKTPASSAPLFEQQPNEAPPAVSSHRTASLRQLSSNFSQFNNLHSPLRSRKSLTRKEAAAINEWRFSKLKEFKDRNIEVENEAFDRYMHNISLLEEVFSLKSFLEGSTEDGSLSSNHDHASAEDDDTEEKMVSEQKLKLRSNPRRSENVRKRLQQLVDGGLKKLQKLELNNGSVNNQNELDKRPEKAKGLRAERASALSDLIDKLNKARNEEDLNSCMEIKAQLSSQHTRSRTETKDVEVSKEQIAKNDLAPPQKELDYFSQKLFRTVEIDHQALTSIDAHFSSLEKIEDL from the exons ATGCTACCTCCATTATTAG TTCTTAAAGCAAATGCAACATTTCCGGACAAGACTCCAGCTTCAAGTGCTCCTCTCTTTGAGCAGCAGCCGAATGAAGCACCTCCTGCAGT GAGTTCTCATAGAACCGCATCACTTAGGCAACTTTCTAGCAATTTTTCCCAATTCAACAATTTACATTCCCCACTCCGTTCAAGGAAATCATTGACCAGAAAG GAAGCTGCGGCTATAAATGAATGGAGGTTTTCCAAATTGAAGGAATTCAAGGATAGAAATATTGAAGTGGAAAATGAAGCTTTTGATCGGTACATGCATAATATTAGCCTACTGGAAGAGGTATTCTCTTTGAAATCTTTCCTAGAAGGCTCCACTGAGGATGGATCACTCTCTTCAAACCACGACCATGCATCTGCAGAGGATGATGACACAGAGGAAAAGATGGTTTCAGAGCAGAAGTTGAAGCTTCGGTCAAATCCTAGAAGGAGTGAGAATGTCCGTAAGAGGCTACAACAACTTGTTGATGGAGGATTGAAGAAGCTTCAGAAACTCGAGTTGAATAATGGCAGTGTTAATAACCAAAATGAACTTGATAAAAGGCCGGAGAAGGCAAAAGGTTTGAGGGCGGAGAGGGCTTCAGCTTTAAGTGATCTTATTGACAAGCTCAACAAGGCCCGCAACGAAGAAGATCTGAATTCTTGCATGGAGATAAAGGCCCAACTTTCTAGTCAGCACACTCGGTCTAGAACAGAAACCAAAGATGTTGAGGTATCGAAGGAGCAAATTGCCAAAAATGACTTGGCACCACCACAAAAagaattagattatttttcgcaaaaattatttagaacAGTGGAAATTGACCATCAAGCTCTGACAAGTATAGATGCACACTTCTCTTCCCTAGAAAAGATAGAAGATTTGTGA